The following proteins are co-located in the Glycine soja cultivar W05 unplaced genomic scaffold, ASM419377v2 tig00011822_1_pilon, whole genome shotgun sequence genome:
- the LOC114404249 gene encoding uncharacterized protein LOC114404249 encodes MCDATDYAVGAVLGQQKSRMFHTIYYASRVLNDAQINYATIEKELLTIVWILLLQEFDLVIKDKKGRPWFTDIDNFKAAGVIPKDLNWQQRKRFFYDARHYVWDDPHLFKVGADNLLRRCVGSEEAKAMATSRNDAKTVVKFIKKNIFARFGVPRILISDGGSHFCNTQLQKVLSQYHVNHKVASPYHPQTNG; translated from the exons ATGTGTGATGCAACTGATTATGCAGTAGGTGCTGTGCTGGGGCAGCAGAAGAGCAGAATGTTTCATACCATCTATTACGCTAGCAGAGTTTTGAATGATGCTCAGATTAACTATGCCACCATTGAGAAAGAATTACTGACAATTGT ATGGATACTGCtgcttcaagaatttgatttagtcatcaaggacaagaaaG GGAGACCCTGGTTCACTGATATAGATAATTTCAAGGCAGCAGGTGTCATACCGAAAGATCTCAATTGgcagcagagaaagagattcttCTATGATGCCCGGCATTACGTTTGGGATGATCCACACTTGTTCAAAGTAGGTGCGGATAATCTCCTTCGAAGATGTGTGGGAAGTGAGGAGGCCAAAG ctatGGCCACTTCAAGGAATGATGCGAAGACTGTGGTGAAATTTATcaagaagaatatttttgctCGATTTGGGGTACCTCGAATCTTGATCAGTGATGGTGGTTCGCATTTCTGTAATACTCAACTTCAAAAGGTGTTGAGTCAATACCATGTGAATCATAAAGTGGCGTCTCCCTACCATCCTCAAACTAATGGGTAA